The following is a genomic window from Mycobacterium parmense.
ACCCCGGGCCCCCGTGAACGACGAGCAACGGAAGTCCGTGCCCGCCGCCGACCCGTTTGAACCACACCTTCCCGCCCGGGACCGCGATCGAACCCTGAGTCGTCACAGCCGTGCCTCCCAGCGATCTTGTGCCGTTTCGAGGGTGTCACACGGAAGTCCCGGCCGCGCGCCGCGTGGCGCAGAACCGGCCGCCTTGCAACTGACACTCTCATCCTGAGAGAATAGTGTTCTCTTGAAATGCGCGGTGGGCGTCCGAGCCGCGCGACGCACTCGCCGAACCGGAGAAGCCCCGTGCCCGAAGCCGTCATCGTGTCCGCCCTGCGCGCCCCCATCGGCACCGCCCGCAAGGGAACGCTGGGCCATCCGGTGGCCGCGACGGGGGCAAGGATGCTGGTCACACTGGTGCACGAGTTGCGGCGCCGGGGCGGCGGGATCGGCGTTGCGGCCATGTGCACGGGCGGCGGGATGGGATCCGCCACGGTCATCGAGGTCGCGGCTCCCTAACATGCAGAGATGATCATCGCCGATCTGATCGCCGGTGCGCGCAACGGCTCCCAGCGCGCCGCGGGTCGGCTGTTGAGCCTTATCGAGGGCGAGCGGCGCGACGAGGTGCTCGCCGGCATCGAAGCCGTCCCGGTGCGCGTCATCGGCGTCACCGGGCCGCCGGGCGCGGGCAAGTCGACCACGATCGCCGCGCTGGTCGCGGCCTATCGCGAGCGCGGGTGCCGTGTCGCCGTGCTCGCCGTCGACCCGTCGTCGCCGTTCAGTGGCGGCGCGCTGCTGGGCGACCGGATCCGAATGTCGGCCCACATCAACGACTCCGACGTGCTGATCCGGTCAGTGGCGACCCGCGGTCATCTCGGGGGCCTGGCCGTCGCGGTTCCCGCGGCCATCCGGGTGCTGGGGGCCATCGGGTACCAGGTGATCCTGCTGGAAACGGTGGGGGTGGGTCAGTCGGAAATCGAAATCGCGGCAGTCGCGGACCCGACGATCGTGATCCTCAATCCCGGCGCGGGCGACGCGGTGCAGGCCGCGAAGGCCGGCGTGCTGGAAGTCGCCGACATCGTGGTGGTCAACAAGGCCGATCGCGACGGCGCCGACCAGACGGCGCGGGACCTGCGGGCCGAGACCAGCGCCCCGATCGTCATGCTCGTCGCCGCGCGGGCCGAGGGCATCGCCGACCTGGTGACCGTCATTGACGAACACCACCGTACCGACAGCCGGGCACGGCGGGTGGCCCGCGCGCGGGCGCAGATCCTGTCGCTCGCACAGACCCGGCTGCGCGCAAGGCCTGACCTCGACCGGCTGGCCGAGGCGGTCGTCGACGGCGACGACGACCCCTACAAGGCGGTGGAGCGCCTGTTGTCCCGTGACGCTGATTAGGTTTGCGTTATTTGAGGTCGACGGATTTGCCCGTGGCCGCCGCATAGCCCGCGCGGTACCCGAAAACCATTGCCGGGCCGATGGTTCCGCCCGCACCACCGTAGGCACGTCCCGTCGGGCCGCCCATCGCGTTGCCCGCGGCGAACAGGCCCGGTATGGGCTCGCCGTCGACGCGCAGGACCCGGCCGTCATGGTCGGTGCGCGGTCCGCCCTTGGTACCCATGGATCCGATGCAGACCGGCACGGCGTAGTAGGGCGCCGTGTCGATCGGGCCCAGCGTCTTGCCGGCCAGGGTGGTCGCGCTGTCGTCGCCCCAGTAGCCGTCGTACGCGCTGGATCCGCGCCCGAAATCGGGATCCGCGCCTGCGGCTACGTTCCGGTTCCACTGGTCGACGGTGCGGGTCAGGCCCCCGGCGTCGATGCCGGTCTTGGCGGCCAGTTCCGCGAGGTCCGCCGACTCACAGAACCAGTCCGGGACCTGCTGCCCGGGCGCGATGCCCAGGAATCCGTAGCGTTGCAGGTGAACTGAATCGAACACGATCCATCCTCGATCGTTGACGTAGCCGCCCCGCGGGTCGAGGTAGTGGAAGGCGCCGGCCATCGAGTTGTAATCGCAGGCCTCGTTGACGAAGCGGCGACCCGCCGAGTTGACGATGATGCTCCGCGGCCGCGTCCGTTCCAGGCGCACACTGCGGCTGCGCGGCCGCCCTTCGATGGTGTCGCCGGGGATCTGCACGATCGGCACCCACCAGGCCTCGCCCATGTTCGCCAGGTCGGCGCCCTGTGCCATCGCCATGCGCAGCCCGTCGCCGGTGTTGTTGGGCGGCGACACGGCACCGTGCATCGGGCCGCGCAGGAAGGCTTGGGCCAGAACCGGATCCCACTCGAAGCCGCCGGTGGCCAGGATCACGCCGTGCCGGGCGCGCACCCGCAGCGTCCGCTCGGTGAGTGCGATTCGGACTCCGGTGATCTCGCCGCCTTCGGCGATGAGTTGATCGGCGCGTGCATTGGTGTGGGGCGCGACTCCCGCATCCAGCAATCCCTTGAGAAGCCCGGCGATCAGCGCGGTGCCGGCGACGCACAGGTGGCTGGTCTTCTGGTCGATCGCCGCGTGCAGGCGTGCCCTGGTCTCGGCGTCGAAGCCCACGTTGGACCAGTCGGCCGGGAAGGCGGTGATCCGGGTCGCCCACTCGCCCAGAGCGGTCAGGTCGAACGGGACGGGGCTCTGCGACCGGCCGCCGCCCGGCTGTCCGCCCGGCAGTTCCGGTTGATAGTCGGGGAAGCCGGTCGCGATCTCGAAACGCAGGCCGCTGTGCGCCTCGACGAAGTCGAGCATCGCCGGGCCGGTGCGCACGAACGTCTCGACCAGCGCGTCGTCCATCGAACCGTAGGACTGCGCGCGCAGATACCGCAACGCGTCGGCGAGCGTCAATTCCCCGTCGGGAGAACGGTTGTGGGCGGGGATCCACGCGATGCCGCCCGACACCGCGGTGGTCCCGCCGACGGTCGCGCTCTTCTCGAAGACCTCCACCTCCGCCCCCGCGACGGCGGCGGTGAGCGCGGCGGTGAGGCCGGCGCCACCACTGCCCAGCACGACGACATCGACTTCCTGGTCCCAGGCCATGGGCTGTTATCCCTTCAACTCAACAGGGCGGACAACTGCTGCGCGGCCTTGACCACCGCGTCCTTGCCGCGCATCACGACGTCTTCCCGGTGGGAGATGAGGTTGATGCAGGTGGGCGGCGACGGCGCCGGGCGGCGGACCGCGACGGCCAGCCCGTAGGTGTTCGGTTCGATCTCCCCGTAGGTCGTCACCCAACCACGCTCGCGGGTGCGTGCCACCAGATCGCGTTCCCCCGGGCGCGGGGGCATGCTCGCCAGCAGGGCGATTCCGGCCGCGCCGCGGTTCAGCGGATACCGGCTGCCCTCGTGAAAGGAGAGTTGGTAGGCGACGTGGCTGGGCACGATGACAGCCACCGCCACCTGCTGGTCGCCCTCGGCGACGAGCAGCGACACGGTGATCCCGAGCTCGTCGGCCAGCGCGCGCAATGTCGGCAGGCTGAGTTGGCGCACGTTGCGGTCGAAGGACGCGCCGAGCACGGCGAGGCCTGCCGCCGGCCGGTATCGGCCGTCCTCACCCTTGGCCACCAGACGGAACTCCGCGAGCGTGGACAGCAGCCGGTAGGCGATCGTGCGGTGCACGCCGACTTTGTCGGCAAGCTGAGCGACGGTGAGCCCGCTGCGGGAATCCGCCACCATTTGCAGCGCGGTCAGCCCCCTGGCCAGGGTCTGCGAACCTGTCCCCGTACCCGTCACAGCCTTGACAGACCTTCGGGCGAGAGCGAAGCTCTATATATAACGCACACCACTGTGCGATATTAGCACACCAAGTAGGCCCAAAACGAGAACATCATTTCCGGCGAGGCCGGAGCCAGAGAGGGACCGTGGCGGAGTTCGAAAGCATATGGAGCGACCTGCAGGGCGTGGCGTTTTCGCAGGGCTACCTCGATGCCGGGGGAGTGCGGACCCGCTACCTGCGCGCCGGCGACCCGGGCAAGCCGGTGCTGATGTTCCTGCACGGGTCCGGCGGCCACGCTGAGGCCTACGTGCGCAATCTCGCCGCGCACGCGGACCACTTCTGGACGTGGTCGATCGACATGCTGGGACACGGCTACACCGACAAGCCGGGTCATCCGCTGGAGGTCGGTCACTACGTCGAGCACCTGATGGCGGTGCTGGGAACCATCGGCGTGGAACGCGCGTGCGTCAGCGGCGAATCACTGGGGGGATGGGTGGCGGCCCGCGCCGCGGTCGACCATCCGGACGTGGTCGAGCGGCTGGTCCTCAACACCGCCGGCGGCTCACAGGCCGATCCCGTTGTGATGCAACGAATTATCACGCTATCCATGGCTGCCGCCGAGGATCCGGCGTGGGAAACCGTGCAGGCGAGGATCAAATGGCTGATGGCCGACAAGTCCAAGGACTACGACGACCTCGTCGCCAGCCGTCAACGCGTCTACCGCCAACCGGGATTCGCCAACGCCATGCGCGACATCATGGCGTTGCAGGATCCCGAGATCCGGGCGCGCAACATCCTCGGTCCGGCCGAATACGGTGCGATCACCGCGCCGACGCTGGTGTTGTGGACCAGTGACGACCCGACCGCCGATGTGACCGAGGGCCGTCGGATGGCGTCGATGATCCCGGGTGCCCGCTTCGAGGTGATGTCCGGCTGCGGCCACTGGCCGCAGTACGAAGACGCCAAGACCTTCAATCGCCTCCACCTCGACTTCCTGTTGGGGCGGTGATGGTCGGCGTGGGGCACGACGTGGATTTCGACGTCTGCGTCATCGGCGCGGGTCCGGTTGGCCTGACTCTGGCCAATATCCTTGGCCTGCAGGATGTCCGGACGCTGGTTGTCGACGAGCGGGACAGCCTCATCGACTACCCGCGCGGCGTCGGCCTCGACGACGAGGCGCTGCGCACCTTCCAGTCCATCGGGCTGGTCGACCGCGTCCTGCCGCACACCGTGCCCAACCAGATTCTGCGATTCGTCGACGGCAGGCGCCGCTTGCTGGCCGAAATGGCCCCTCCCGACGCGTGTTTCGGGTGGCCGAAGCGCAACGGGTTCGTGCAGCCCCTCGTCGATGCCGAGCTGCTCGCCGGGCTGGACAGGTTCGCGCACGTCGAGGTGCGCTGGGGGCGCCCGATGACGGGGTGCCGGTCGAACGCCGACGCGGTGACGGTCGAGTTGGGTGGCGACGGGGACGCGTCGGCCGTGCGCGCTTCCTACGTCGTCGGTTGTGACGGGGGTCGCAGCACCACCCGGCGCATGATGGGCGTGTCCTTCGACGGGACGACCTCGTCGACGCGCTGGCTGGTGGTCGACGTCGCCAACGATCCGCTCGGCCACCCGAACAGCGAGGTCGGTGCGGACCCCGAGCGCCCGTACGCCTCGATCTCGATCGCGCACGGAATCCGCCGTTTCGAGTTCATGATTCACGCGAACGAAACCGACGAGCAGGCCGAGGATCCGGAGTTCCTGACGCGCATGCTGGCGCGCATGGTTCCGCACCCCGACCGGGTCGACGTGATCCGGCGGCGGGTGTATACGCATCACTCGCGGATCGCCGGAGCGTTCCGCAGCGGTCGGCTGCTGCTGGCGGGGGACGCTGCCCACCTGATGCCGGTATGGCAGGGGCAGGGATACAACAGCGGCATCCGGGATGCGGCCAACCTGGGCTGGAAGCTTGCGGCGGTGGTCAACGGCCAGGCCGGCGATGAGTTGCTGGACACCTACGACATCGAGCGCCGCAAGCACGCGCGCGCCATGATCGACCTGTCCACCATGGTCGGTCGCGTCATCTCGCCGACGAACCGCCGGGTGGCCGGCGCGCGCGACCTGCTCGTGCGCTCGGCGTCGATCGTGCCATCGCTCAAGAAGTACGTGCTCGAGATGCGGTTCAAGCCGATGCCGCGCTACGACCAGGGGGCGGTGGTGCGCTCCGGGCCGGGCCTGGCCGCGTCGACGGTGGGTACGCTGTTCATCCAGCCCCGGGTCGATACCCGCTCCGTGGAGAATGTGCTGCTCGACGACGTCCTGGGCGATTGGTTCGCGGTGTTGTGCTGGAACAACAACCCGCGCAAGATCCTCGGCGACGCCGCGTTCGAGAGCTGGAAGGCGCTGGGCGCCCGGTTCGCCGCCCTCCGCCCGGTGACGCAGCTGCGCTGGACCGGGCACGACGACCCCGACGTCGTGGTGGTCGGCGATCGCGGCGGTGACCTGAAGTCCTGGTTCGACACCCATCAGGAATCGGTGCTGTTCCTGCGCCCGGACCGGTGCATCGCGGGTGCCTGCATCGCGCAGCGAGCGCCGGAACTGAGCAGGGCGCTCCTCGATGCACTCGCCCTGCGGCCGGGAGGAGGTGATCGACGAAGTGACACTGGCTCTATGTTGTATGTCGCACAGCCCGCTCCTGAATCTTCCGGGGCCGTCGCGGGACCTGCTTGACGACATCGAAGGCGCGATCGCCCAGGCGCGGCTCTTCGTCGAGGATTACGACCCCGACCTGGTCGTCATCTTCTCTCCGGATCACTACAACGGGTTCTTCTACAGGGTGATGCCGCCGTTCTGTATCGGGTTGAGCGCCAGTGGCGTCGGCGACTACGGCACCCATGCCGGTCCGTTGGACGTTCCGAAAGACCTTGCGGCCGACTGTGCGGACGCGATCCTGGACGCGGGGGTCGACGTCGCGGTGTCGGCGAGCATGGAGGTGGATCACGGCACCGTCCAGCCCCTGGAGAAGCTTTTCGGCGACGCCACCTCGCGCCCGGTCATACCGATTTTCGTCAACGCCGTCGGTGTGCCGCTGGGGCCGTTGCGCCGCTGCCGGGCGCTGGGAGGCGCGGTCGGCCGGCACCTGGCCCACCTGGACAAGCGGGTGCTGCTGGTGGGATCCGGTGGGCTCTCACACAGTCCGCCGCTGCCCGCGCTGGCGACCGCCCCGCCGGCGGTGCTCGAGCGGATCGTGCACGGCCGGCCGATGACGACCGAGCAACGGCAGGCGCGCCAGGCGGCCGTGATCGAGGCGGCCCGCAGCTTCGCCGCGGGCGAGAGCGGACTGCAACCGCTCAACCCGGCGTGGGACCACCACTTCCTGGAGATCCTCGACCGTGGGTCGCTGGACGAGCTCGACCGGTGGTCGAACTCGTTCGTCATCCACGAGGGCGGCGGCTCGGCGCAGGAAATCCGCACGTGGATAGCGGCTTTCGGTGCGCTGGATGCCGCGGGCAGCTACCGGACCACCGTTCGATATTACAAGCCGGCCGCCGAATTGATCGCCGGTTTCGCGATCAGAACGGCGGTCCTGACGTGAGCGCGGCGATCGACGGCTTCGACCGGGTCGTCGACGTGCTCGTCGTCGGCTCGGGCGGCGGGGGCATGACGGCCGCACTCACCGCGCACGCCGACGGGCTCGACACGCTGGTCGTCGAAAAGTCCTCCCATTTCGGTGGTTCCACCGCCTTGTCGGGCGGGGGCATCTGGGTGCCCGGCGCGCCGCCACAGCGCAGGCAGGGGTATGCGCCCTCGCCCGAGGGCGTTGTCGACTATCTGCGCCGCATCACCGACGGGCTCGTCAGCGAGGCGCGGCTGCGGCAGTACGTGGAGTCCGGGCCACGGATGCTCGCATTCCTCGAACAGCTCTCCAGCTGGTGTGAATTCGTCTGGAAGCCGGGCTACGCAGACTATTACCCGGAATTGCCCGGCGGCTCGGAGCTCGGCAGCACCATCAACGTGCCACCCATCGACCTGCGCAAGCTGGGCCCCGACGAGCAGACGCTACTGCAGCCGTTGGCACTGGCCCCGAAGGGAATCTGGCTGGGCCCCAAGGAACTACGCACCTTCTACCGGATCAGGCAGTCCTGGGCGGGCAAGGGCGTGCTGCTCAAGCTCGTTTCGCGGATGGTCAGGGCCCGGGTGTTCGGCGAGCGGATGGCGGCCATCGGACAGTCCCTGGCGGCCCGGCTCAGGCTGGCCATGAGGGAACGCGGCATTCCGTTGTGGCTGAACTCGCCGATGGTCGAGTTGCTCACCGGCGCCGATGGATCGGTGACCGGCGCGTTGGTGGAAAAGGACGGCACCCGGATTCGACTCGGCGCGCGGCTTGCAGTGGTCCTCGCGTCGGGCGGCTTCGACCACGATCTCGCCCGGCGCAAAGAGGTGTTGCCGGTGTTGGAGCAGGATTG
Proteins encoded in this region:
- a CDS encoding alpha/beta fold hydrolase, with amino-acid sequence MAEFESIWSDLQGVAFSQGYLDAGGVRTRYLRAGDPGKPVLMFLHGSGGHAEAYVRNLAAHADHFWTWSIDMLGHGYTDKPGHPLEVGHYVEHLMAVLGTIGVERACVSGESLGGWVAARAAVDHPDVVERLVLNTAGGSQADPVVMQRIITLSMAAAEDPAWETVQARIKWLMADKSKDYDDLVASRQRVYRQPGFANAMRDIMALQDPEIRARNILGPAEYGAITAPTLVLWTSDDPTADVTEGRRMASMIPGARFEVMSGCGHWPQYEDAKTFNRLHLDFLLGR
- a CDS encoding FAD-dependent oxidoreductase — protein: MAWDQEVDVVVLGSGGAGLTAALTAAVAGAEVEVFEKSATVGGTTAVSGGIAWIPAHNRSPDGELTLADALRYLRAQSYGSMDDALVETFVRTGPAMLDFVEAHSGLRFEIATGFPDYQPELPGGQPGGGRSQSPVPFDLTALGEWATRITAFPADWSNVGFDAETRARLHAAIDQKTSHLCVAGTALIAGLLKGLLDAGVAPHTNARADQLIAEGGEITGVRIALTERTLRVRARHGVILATGGFEWDPVLAQAFLRGPMHGAVSPPNNTGDGLRMAMAQGADLANMGEAWWVPIVQIPGDTIEGRPRSRSVRLERTRPRSIIVNSAGRRFVNEACDYNSMAGAFHYLDPRGGYVNDRGWIVFDSVHLQRYGFLGIAPGQQVPDWFCESADLAELAAKTGIDAGGLTRTVDQWNRNVAAGADPDFGRGSSAYDGYWGDDSATTLAGKTLGPIDTAPYYAVPVCIGSMGTKGGPRTDHDGRVLRVDGEPIPGLFAAGNAMGGPTGRAYGGAGGTIGPAMVFGYRAGYAAATGKSVDLK
- a CDS encoding ArgK/MeaB family GTPase, whose translation is MIIADLIAGARNGSQRAAGRLLSLIEGERRDEVLAGIEAVPVRVIGVTGPPGAGKSTTIAALVAAYRERGCRVAVLAVDPSSPFSGGALLGDRIRMSAHINDSDVLIRSVATRGHLGGLAVAVPAAIRVLGAIGYQVILLETVGVGQSEIEIAAVADPTIVILNPGAGDAVQAAKAGVLEVADIVVVNKADRDGADQTARDLRAETSAPIVMLVAARAEGIADLVTVIDEHHRTDSRARRVARARAQILSLAQTRLRARPDLDRLAEAVVDGDDDPYKAVERLLSRDAD
- a CDS encoding FAD-binding protein, which produces MDGFDRVVDVLVVGSGGGGMTAALTAHADGLDTLVVEKSSHFGGSTALSGGGIWVPGAPPQRRQGYAPSPEGVVDYLRRITDGLVSEARLRQYVESGPRMLAFLEQLSSWCEFVWKPGYADYYPELPGGSELGSTINVPPIDLRKLGPDEQTLLQPLALAPKGIWLGPKELRTFYRIRQSWAGKGVLLKLVSRMVRARVFGERMAAIGQSLAARLRLAMRERGIPLWLNSPMVELLTGADGSVTGALVEKDGTRIRLGARLAVVLASGGFDHDLARRKEVLPVLEQDWSFGNPASMGDGIRAAEKIGAATELLDEAWWFPAIQWPDGRMQFMLNERMMPAQFIVNGEGRRFINEAAPYMDFGHAMIEGQKSGVTHIPCWLITDHRSWMRYVVGGHLPIPKIPFAPVPTGRKIPPAWLESGVVKAASTWDEMATKIGVPADRLRETARRFNELARSGHDDDFHRGDSVYDNYYGDPTLPNPNLYPLGDPPYYAFRIVLGDLGTSGGLSVDEHARVLRADGSAVRGLYAVGNTSAPVMGRSYAGAGATIGPAMTFGFVAAKHIAQQDLDSHRR
- a CDS encoding 3-carboxyethylcatechol 2,3-dioxygenase, whose translation is MSHSPLLNLPGPSRDLLDDIEGAIAQARLFVEDYDPDLVVIFSPDHYNGFFYRVMPPFCIGLSASGVGDYGTHAGPLDVPKDLAADCADAILDAGVDVAVSASMEVDHGTVQPLEKLFGDATSRPVIPIFVNAVGVPLGPLRRCRALGGAVGRHLAHLDKRVLLVGSGGLSHSPPLPALATAPPAVLERIVHGRPMTTEQRQARQAAVIEAARSFAAGESGLQPLNPAWDHHFLEILDRGSLDELDRWSNSFVIHEGGGSAQEIRTWIAAFGALDAAGSYRTTVRYYKPAAELIAGFAIRTAVLT
- a CDS encoding IclR family transcriptional regulator; the encoded protein is MTGTGTGSQTLARGLTALQMVADSRSGLTVAQLADKVGVHRTIAYRLLSTLAEFRLVAKGEDGRYRPAAGLAVLGASFDRNVRQLSLPTLRALADELGITVSLLVAEGDQQVAVAVIVPSHVAYQLSFHEGSRYPLNRGAAGIALLASMPPRPGERDLVARTRERGWVTTYGEIEPNTYGLAVAVRRPAPSPPTCINLISHREDVVMRGKDAVVKAAQQLSALLS
- a CDS encoding bifunctional 3-(3-hydroxy-phenyl)propionate/3-hydroxycinnamic acid hydroxylase, whose product is MVGVGHDVDFDVCVIGAGPVGLTLANILGLQDVRTLVVDERDSLIDYPRGVGLDDEALRTFQSIGLVDRVLPHTVPNQILRFVDGRRRLLAEMAPPDACFGWPKRNGFVQPLVDAELLAGLDRFAHVEVRWGRPMTGCRSNADAVTVELGGDGDASAVRASYVVGCDGGRSTTRRMMGVSFDGTTSSTRWLVVDVANDPLGHPNSEVGADPERPYASISIAHGIRRFEFMIHANETDEQAEDPEFLTRMLARMVPHPDRVDVIRRRVYTHHSRIAGAFRSGRLLLAGDAAHLMPVWQGQGYNSGIRDAANLGWKLAAVVNGQAGDELLDTYDIERRKHARAMIDLSTMVGRVISPTNRRVAGARDLLVRSASIVPSLKKYVLEMRFKPMPRYDQGAVVRSGPGLAASTVGTLFIQPRVDTRSVENVLLDDVLGDWFAVLCWNNNPRKILGDAAFESWKALGARFAALRPVTQLRWTGHDDPDVVVVGDRGGDLKSWFDTHQESVLFLRPDRCIAGACIAQRAPELSRALLDALALRPGGGDRRSDTGSMLYVAQPAPESSGAVAGPA